The following are encoded in a window of Candidatus Fusobacterium pullicola genomic DNA:
- a CDS encoding peptidylprolyl isomerase: MKRSIKFLLMLILVFSTFSCTSLKEIAKREQAAKYNDIRATFVTTQGDITFYLYPEAAPITVANFINLAQRGYYNNTKIHRAVENFVVQGGDPTGTGTGGPGYSIPDEYVEWLDFFQQGMLAMANAGPGTGGSQFFMTLYPADWLNGKHTIFGEYVSDIDFERIKKLEVGDIVKEIKFSGDIDFFLSLHKDQIDEWNKILDKTYPGLKKYPVKPIEEYQGEAFAYKEELTRIYTKQEKKEEDKEWPIPRLIRAVEKKIKGETETSSYEF; the protein is encoded by the coding sequence ATGAAGAGATCGATTAAATTTTTACTTATGTTAATTCTTGTTTTTTCTACTTTCTCTTGTACTAGTTTAAAAGAAATAGCTAAAAGAGAGCAAGCTGCTAAATATAATGATATTAGAGCGACATTTGTAACTACTCAAGGAGATATTACATTCTATCTTTATCCAGAAGCAGCTCCTATTACTGTAGCAAACTTTATAAACTTAGCACAAAGAGGATATTATAATAATACTAAAATACATCGTGCTGTTGAAAACTTTGTAGTACAAGGTGGAGATCCTACAGGTACCGGAACTGGTGGTCCTGGTTACTCTATTCCTGATGAATATGTTGAATGGCTAGATTTCTTTCAACAGGGAATGTTAGCTATGGCTAATGCTGGACCTGGAACTGGTGGTTCTCAATTTTTTATGACACTTTATCCTGCTGATTGGTTAAATGGAAAACATACTATTTTTGGTGAATATGTAAGTGATATTGACTTTGAAAGAATAAAAAAATTAGAAGTTGGAGATATTGTAAAAGAGATTAAATTCAGTGGTGATATTGATTTCTTCCTATCTCTTCATAAAGATCAAATAGATGAATGGAATAAAATTCTAGATAAAACTTATCCGGGATTAAAAAAGTATCCTGTTAAGCCAATAGAGGAATATCAAGGTGAAGCTTTTGCCTATAAAGAAGAACTTACTAGAATATATACTAAACAGGAAAAAAAGGAAGAGGATAAAGAGTGGCCTATTCCTAGATTAATAAGAGCTGTAGAGAAAAAAATCAAAGGTGAAACTGAAACTAGTTCTTATGAATTTTAA
- a CDS encoding ABC transporter permease: MNKRRTSLFFFILSMLFFYIPLVILIVYSFNNGKSMVWKGFSLRWYKELFMYSDNIWKAFRYSVVIAIISGLTSTIIGTLGAIGLQWYDFKGKKYLQTLTYIPLVIPEIILGVSLLILFATIKFELGLTTIFIAHTTFNIPFVLFIILSRLEEFDYSIVEAAYDLGATEWQALTKVIIPAILPGIISGFLIAVTLSFDDFVTTFFVAGPGSSTLPLRIYSMIRLGVSPVINALSVLLIGISIILTLSTKSLQKYLIK, translated from the coding sequence ATGAATAAAAGAAGAACTTCATTATTCTTTTTTATACTTTCAATGTTATTTTTCTATATTCCATTGGTAATATTGATTGTTTACTCTTTCAATAATGGAAAATCTATGGTATGGAAAGGATTTTCTTTAAGATGGTACAAAGAACTTTTTATGTATTCTGATAATATTTGGAAAGCCTTTAGATATAGTGTAGTAATTGCTATTATCTCTGGACTTACTTCTACTATTATTGGAACTTTAGGTGCTATTGGATTACAGTGGTATGATTTTAAAGGAAAAAAATATTTACAAACTTTAACTTATATTCCACTTGTTATTCCTGAAATTATTTTAGGAGTTTCCCTACTTATCCTTTTTGCAACTATAAAATTTGAGTTAGGGCTAACTACTATATTTATTGCACACACTACTTTTAATATACCATTTGTACTTTTTATAATTTTATCAAGATTAGAAGAATTTGATTATTCTATAGTAGAAGCTGCCTATGATCTTGGTGCAACAGAGTGGCAAGCTCTTACAAAGGTAATCATACCAGCAATACTTCCTGGAATTATATCTGGTTTCTTAATTGCTGTTACTCTTTCCTTTGATGATTTTGTAACTACTTTCTTTGTAGCTGGACCTGGTTCCTCTACACTACCTCTAAGAATTTATTCTATGATTAGATTGGGAGTTTCTCCTGTTATTAATGCTTTATCAGTTTTACTAATTGGTATATCTATAATTCTTACGTTATCTACAAAGAGCTTACAAAAGTATTTAATAAAATAA